In the genome of Pseudomonadota bacterium, the window TAGCTGTTGATATGATTCGTAAAAAATTATCCAAGTACTGGAGAGCAAAGTCTTCCATCGTCAATTCAAAACAGCTTGATCCCATTGGTATTCATTGTCATAGCTTACATGTTTGTTATGGCCGGCATGTGGCAATAGAAAAACTTACGGGTGTTTTTGAACCTGGAACGCTTACAGCAATTGTAGGCCCCAACGGTGGGGGCAAGTCAACCCTGCTGAAGGTCATGAATGGGACCCACCCCCATGAACGCGGAGCTATCAAGATTTCTCCAAGCGTGCAAGATCACATCGCCTATTTGCCACAGCACACTGAAATCGATCGTAGTTTTCCCATCTCAGTCAAGGATTTGGTTGCCATGGGGTTGTGTCATCAACAGGGATTTTTCACAGGTATCACGGAGGGTGCTTGTTCAAGCATAGATCAATCTCTTGAGCGAGTTGGAATGCTTGACTGCAAAGATCGGTCCTTGCATACTTTATCGGGCGGGCAGTTGCAACGCACGTTGTTTGCGCGAATGGCTGTGCAGAATGCCCCTATCATTTTACTTGATGAGCCGTTTGCAGCTATTGACGCTCCCACCATGGAGATTCTGGCTGATATTTTGTGTATGTGGCAACAGCAAGGCCGGACTTTGGTGGTTGTCTTGCATGACTTGGATATTGTCAGAGAATTTTTTCCGCAAACACTTATCCTAGCGCGTCAGAGTGTGGCTTGGGGAGCAACCCAGGATGTATTGACTCTGGAAAATTTACGTCGTGCCAAGAATCTTTCCCGTGGTTGGGAGGTCACAAGTTGTGGTGTTGCAGCGGTTCCAAACGGCGTTTCCGCTATAGCTTGAAGGAAACACCATGCTTGAGGTACCTTACGACTTTTTTATTAGTCCCTTTGAGACCTACCTTTTTTTGCGTCGGGCACTGATTGCTTGTCTAGCACTGTCATTAGGAGCGGCTCCGATAGGCATTCTTGTAGTGCTGCGTCGTATGAGTCTTATGGGGGATGCTCTATCACATTCTATATTACCTGGCGTATCACTTGGCTTTTTGTTGTCAGGTCTGTCTCTGCCTCTTATGAGCTTGGGGGGATTTATCTCTGCGCTGATTGTAGCTTTGCTGGCGGGCATAGTTTCCAGAACCACTA includes:
- a CDS encoding ABC transporter ATP-binding protein, with the translated sequence MIRKKLSKYWRAKSSIVNSKQLDPIGIHCHSLHVCYGRHVAIEKLTGVFEPGTLTAIVGPNGGGKSTLLKVMNGTHPHERGAIKISPSVQDHIAYLPQHTEIDRSFPISVKDLVAMGLCHQQGFFTGITEGACSSIDQSLERVGMLDCKDRSLHTLSGGQLQRTLFARMAVQNAPIILLDEPFAAIDAPTMEILADILCMWQQQGRTLVVVLHDLDIVREFFPQTLILARQSVAWGATQDVLTLENLRRAKNLSRGWEVTSCGVAAVPNGVSAIA